Proteins from a genomic interval of Rhodococcus rhodochrous:
- a CDS encoding GNAT family N-acetyltransferase, producing MPSIHHAPLRKTDPESLYRIVALRTDVFVFEQGITSEPELDGRDLDPTTELFWTREGDDVLATLRVLHDDGDIAHIGRVATARHARGRGLAAELIEVALGTCPGVVDISAQAYLEHWYARFGFVRTGANYLEAGIDHVPMRRTP from the coding sequence GTGCCATCCATCCATCATGCCCCGCTGAGGAAGACCGATCCCGAGAGCCTGTACCGGATCGTCGCTCTGCGGACCGACGTGTTCGTTTTCGAGCAGGGCATCACCAGCGAACCGGAACTCGACGGCCGCGATCTCGACCCGACCACCGAACTGTTCTGGACGCGGGAGGGGGACGACGTTCTCGCGACGCTGCGCGTGCTCCACGACGACGGGGACATCGCCCACATCGGCCGTGTCGCCACCGCCCGGCACGCACGCGGGCGCGGCCTCGCCGCGGAGCTGATCGAGGTGGCGCTCGGGACCTGTCCGGGGGTGGTCGACATCTCGGCGCAGGCGTACCTGGAGCACTGGTACGCGCGATTCGGGTTCGTGCGCACCGGAGCGAACTACCTCGAGGCCGGGATCGACCACGTGCCGATGCGCCGCACCCCGTGA
- a CDS encoding CYTH and CHAD domain-containing protein: MPSTSPATVAEEAERKYSAPGDRPLPDLTGLPSVDAIDVDRFELSAQYYDTAELSLLRSKITLRRREGGDDAGWHLKLPSGIDTRTELHFPLGDDSAEDVPADLESLLRGIRRGAPLSLAALLVTRRHRHRLRSSDGGLVAEVVVDDVDAVRGADGSEIRWKEIEVEWNSTLGDKAVGRFLTALEERFAAVGITRSESPSKLHRVLGDLIPTRPSIAKGLLPVRDYLSSELHTLELSDIAVRRDTPDAVHSMRKAARRLRSALQTYSDEIVVDHDLVDELRWLGRRLSPSRDLEVQWERLADRVAEIPVDSHREATRARIDEYFSARSEAARLEAVDTLDSDRYVGLLTRLDAAIIDLAPATEAAGARPKVARKELLRAVAALSKKVSRRVDRVGDAEDPAERDALMHRARKGAKRMRYAIEVIAPLHPKRSGRILDRFDDFQDLLGEFQDSVVAREHLLDMLSEQGHTAETSFGLGILFRIETELGDAQAAHLDGGWKKAFRSARRLWT; the protein is encoded by the coding sequence ATGCCCAGCACATCGCCGGCGACCGTCGCGGAGGAGGCGGAACGCAAGTATTCCGCCCCCGGCGACCGGCCGCTTCCGGACTTGACGGGACTGCCGTCCGTCGATGCGATCGACGTCGACCGGTTCGAACTGTCGGCCCAGTACTACGACACCGCCGAGCTGAGCCTGCTGCGCTCGAAGATCACGCTCCGGAGGCGCGAGGGCGGCGACGACGCGGGATGGCATCTCAAACTGCCGTCCGGTATCGACACCCGCACCGAACTGCACTTCCCTCTCGGTGACGACTCGGCCGAGGACGTTCCCGCAGACCTCGAGTCCTTGTTGCGCGGCATCCGGCGCGGCGCCCCGCTGAGCCTGGCCGCTCTGCTCGTGACCCGACGACATCGGCACCGACTCCGGTCGTCCGACGGCGGCCTCGTCGCGGAGGTGGTGGTCGACGATGTCGACGCCGTGCGCGGAGCCGACGGATCGGAGATCCGCTGGAAGGAGATCGAGGTCGAGTGGAATTCCACCCTCGGCGACAAGGCGGTCGGCCGATTCCTCACGGCGCTCGAGGAACGCTTCGCGGCCGTCGGCATCACCCGTTCGGAGAGCCCGTCGAAGCTCCACCGCGTGCTCGGCGACCTGATCCCCACCCGCCCGTCGATCGCGAAGGGGTTGCTCCCGGTACGCGACTATCTCTCGAGCGAACTGCACACCCTGGAGCTGTCGGACATCGCGGTCCGTCGCGACACGCCCGACGCGGTGCACAGCATGCGCAAGGCCGCGCGGCGTCTGCGCAGCGCACTGCAGACCTATTCCGACGAGATCGTCGTCGATCACGATCTCGTCGACGAACTCCGTTGGCTCGGAAGACGTCTCAGCCCCTCACGCGATCTCGAGGTCCAATGGGAGCGGCTCGCGGATCGCGTGGCCGAGATCCCCGTGGACTCGCACCGGGAAGCGACGAGAGCCCGTATCGACGAGTACTTCTCGGCACGGTCGGAGGCCGCCCGCCTCGAAGCCGTCGACACCCTGGACTCGGATCGGTACGTCGGGCTGCTCACCCGCCTCGACGCGGCGATCATCGACCTCGCGCCCGCCACCGAAGCGGCGGGGGCACGGCCGAAGGTGGCACGGAAGGAACTGTTGCGCGCGGTCGCAGCGCTGTCGAAGAAGGTCTCGCGCCGCGTCGACAGGGTCGGCGACGCCGAGGACCCGGCGGAGCGCGACGCGCTGATGCACCGGGCACGCAAGGGCGCCAAACGGATGCGGTACGCCATCGAGGTGATCGCGCCGCTGCATCCGAAGCGTTCCGGACGGATCCTCGACCGGTTCGACGACTTCCAGGATCTGCTCGGTGAATTCCAGGACTCCGTCGTGGCGCGGGAACATCTCCTGGACATGCTCTCCGAGCAGGGGCACACCGCCGAGACCAGTTTCGGGCTCGGGATCCTGTTCCGCATCGAGACCGAGCTCGGCGACGCGCAGGCCGCGCATCTGGACGGCGGCTGGAAGAAGGCCTTCCGCTCCGCCCGTCGATTGTGGACCTGA
- a CDS encoding SRPBCC domain-containing protein, with the protein MEIGSISRTYDGRVALRFERSFPHSPERVWRVLTDPHHLRAWFPADVEFELTPGATLEFRSTQEQTRRFGLPEGHTTMGSVLTVRPARILEYLWDTDVLHWELTPDGSGGCWLTLTHTTDDEEDALAHGAAWHAGFEVVEAQLEERPVDWSIWDRAAELSTHYQGSSG; encoded by the coding sequence ATGGAAATCGGCAGCATCTCGCGTACCTATGACGGGCGGGTGGCCCTGCGGTTCGAACGCTCGTTCCCCCACTCGCCGGAGAGAGTGTGGCGGGTCCTGACCGATCCGCACCATCTCCGCGCCTGGTTCCCTGCCGACGTCGAGTTCGAGCTCACACCCGGCGCCACACTCGAATTCCGCTCGACGCAGGAACAGACCCGACGTTTCGGCCTGCCGGAAGGGCACACCACCATGGGCAGTGTCCTCACGGTGCGGCCCGCACGGATCCTGGAATACCTCTGGGACACCGACGTTCTGCACTGGGAACTCACTCCGGACGGCTCCGGCGGGTGCTGGCTCACCCTCACCCACACCACCGACGACGAGGAGGACGCCCTCGCACACGGCGCCGCCTGGCACGCCGGATTCGAGGTGGTCGAGGCCCAGTTGGAGGAACGTCCGGTCGACTGGTCGATCTGGGACCGCGCAGCCGAACTGAGCACGCACTATCAGGGAAGCTCGGGCTGA
- a CDS encoding glycerol-3-phosphate 1-O-acyltransferase, which produces MRNDQPSRVRGDDTVRADDGPTVAVVAYTTALERTMIEEWLRSDELPAEYRTPTHPESLDLDSRVLTEELVTRTDDPLILPVRVVWLPAERDGARRVRFSDVLALTNPRNPNLLLQKWLVRKGADRYRIVVAQPARLSELRDALRVEGGDGDDGALARYVTRRAVVALERAERAVIGDRYKVPRLVAAQIMDSPIFRRRLDEIAAEHGLSRAEVEARARSSLDELVAVQSRLVTDLFTQAMRPLHSSAWTVHADEAGLRALRESNRRYSLVFLPSHRSYADAFVLGDILAANDFPGNHIMGGANLTFWPIGPVARRTGTVFIRRSFSDDDVYKAALEEYFAFLLSKRFNLEWYFEGGRTRTGKLRAPRYGLLSYVANAIRGGRVEDAMLVPVSITYEGLAEVAAVAAEQTGATKKPEGLGWLVRYARNQRKRAGNVYVRFGDPVSMRELLVTGGDPDLTAPALAADPSAAPTDSEETRALRRKALQKVAFEVAVRINCNTPVTVNCLVTLALLGVRDRSLTLEEVRAVIAPVRRYLDRRGVPQGGLHILDVEGGLEDVLSSLTHAGVVTTYAGGEEPVYSIQPGQHLVAAFYRNSGVHWFVNRSIMELAILYAHANPGDDPARVAWEEAKNLRDLLKFEFFFPDRDTFEAQMRDELAWLVPSWGDTLPTKDEALTGLVETGFFMSHRTLRSFFDAQLVVAERLAVRDPELEVDRAAFLSECVAVGRQMLLQRRLYGPESVSSELFASALDLARNRGLLDHDEDPEIVRERRKAFATELSELAQRVALAESLDVSNRKVER; this is translated from the coding sequence ATGAGGAACGATCAACCGAGCCGGGTACGAGGAGACGACACCGTGCGGGCGGACGACGGACCCACGGTGGCGGTTGTCGCGTACACGACGGCTCTCGAGCGGACGATGATCGAGGAGTGGCTGCGCTCGGACGAGCTTCCCGCCGAGTACCGCACGCCGACCCACCCCGAGTCGCTCGACCTCGACTCACGGGTGCTCACCGAGGAGCTCGTGACCCGCACCGACGATCCGCTGATCCTGCCCGTGCGGGTCGTGTGGCTCCCGGCAGAGCGCGACGGTGCGCGGCGTGTCCGGTTCTCCGACGTCCTCGCCCTCACGAACCCACGCAATCCGAATCTGTTGCTGCAGAAATGGCTCGTGCGCAAGGGCGCCGACCGCTACCGGATCGTCGTCGCGCAACCGGCCCGCCTGTCCGAACTGCGTGATGCGCTCAGGGTGGAGGGCGGTGACGGCGACGACGGGGCACTCGCGCGGTACGTGACCCGTCGCGCCGTCGTCGCGCTCGAACGCGCCGAGCGAGCGGTGATCGGCGACCGCTACAAGGTCCCGCGGCTCGTCGCCGCCCAGATCATGGACTCGCCGATCTTCCGGCGCCGTCTCGACGAGATCGCCGCCGAGCACGGCCTCTCGCGTGCCGAGGTCGAGGCGCGGGCACGCAGTTCGCTCGACGAACTCGTGGCCGTGCAGTCACGACTGGTCACCGACCTGTTCACGCAGGCGATGCGGCCGCTGCACTCGTCGGCATGGACCGTGCACGCCGACGAGGCCGGTCTGCGCGCACTGCGCGAGTCCAACCGCCGGTACTCCCTGGTCTTCCTCCCCTCGCACCGGTCCTACGCCGATGCCTTCGTGCTGGGCGATATCCTGGCGGCGAACGACTTTCCCGGCAACCACATCATGGGCGGAGCCAACCTCACCTTCTGGCCGATCGGTCCCGTCGCCCGCCGCACCGGCACGGTGTTCATCCGGCGCAGCTTCTCAGACGACGACGTCTACAAGGCCGCGCTCGAGGAGTACTTCGCGTTCCTGCTGAGCAAGCGGTTCAACCTCGAGTGGTATTTCGAGGGTGGCCGGACCCGGACCGGCAAGCTCCGGGCCCCGCGCTACGGGCTGCTCAGCTACGTGGCCAACGCGATCCGCGGCGGACGGGTCGAGGACGCGATGCTGGTGCCGGTCTCGATCACCTACGAAGGGCTCGCCGAGGTCGCGGCGGTCGCCGCCGAACAGACCGGCGCGACGAAGAAACCCGAAGGCCTGGGGTGGCTGGTGCGCTACGCCCGCAATCAGCGCAAGCGGGCCGGGAACGTGTACGTGCGGTTCGGCGATCCCGTGTCGATGCGCGAACTGCTGGTCACCGGCGGGGATCCGGACCTGACCGCACCGGCGCTGGCAGCCGACCCGTCCGCGGCGCCGACGGATTCCGAGGAGACACGGGCGCTGCGCCGCAAGGCGCTGCAGAAGGTCGCCTTCGAAGTCGCGGTCCGCATCAACTGCAACACTCCGGTGACGGTGAACTGCCTGGTCACCCTGGCCCTGCTCGGTGTGCGCGACCGCTCGCTGACGCTCGAGGAGGTGCGGGCCGTGATCGCACCTGTCCGCCGCTATCTCGATCGCCGCGGTGTCCCGCAGGGCGGCCTCCACATCCTCGACGTCGAGGGTGGCCTCGAGGACGTGCTCTCGTCGCTCACCCACGCGGGCGTGGTGACCACCTACGCCGGCGGGGAGGAACCGGTCTACTCGATCCAGCCGGGTCAGCATCTCGTCGCGGCGTTCTACCGCAACAGCGGTGTGCACTGGTTCGTCAACCGGTCGATCATGGAGCTGGCCATCCTCTACGCGCACGCCAATCCCGGCGACGATCCTGCGCGGGTGGCGTGGGAGGAGGCGAAGAACCTGCGCGACCTGCTGAAGTTCGAGTTCTTCTTCCCCGACCGCGACACCTTCGAGGCCCAGATGCGCGACGAGCTGGCCTGGCTCGTCCCGTCCTGGGGCGACACGCTGCCGACGAAGGACGAAGCTCTGACCGGTCTCGTCGAGACCGGCTTCTTCATGTCGCACCGCACGCTGCGGTCGTTCTTCGACGCGCAGCTCGTCGTCGCCGAGCGCCTCGCCGTCCGGGACCCGGAGCTCGAGGTCGACCGCGCCGCCTTCCTGTCGGAGTGTGTCGCGGTGGGCCGGCAGATGCTGCTGCAGCGGCGCCTGTACGGGCCGGAATCGGTGTCGTCGGAGTTGTTCGCGTCCGCGCTCGACTTGGCGCGCAATCGAGGACTGCTCGACCACGACGAGGACCCCGAGATCGTCCGCGAGCGCAGGAAGGCCTTCGCAACGGAGCTGTCGGAGTTGGCCCAGCGGGTCGCGCTGGCCGAGTCGCTCGACGTGTCGAACAGAAAGGTGGAACGGTGA
- a CDS encoding flavodoxin domain-containing protein has protein sequence MKVLVSVASRHGSTAEIATALAASMRHHGAQVDVNAPEHVDEVDAYDVVVLGSAVYRSRWLRSAREFSDRHAAELRERDVYLFSSGPVASGGRSVNTCYDACAVAERVEAVEHRTFPGKLDPAVLGTGERMVVRMVGAPSGDFRDWDAIGAWGARIVARTTAREHDLDGVGSAPARRGARR, from the coding sequence ATGAAGGTTCTTGTTTCGGTGGCCAGTCGGCACGGTTCGACCGCGGAGATCGCGACAGCGCTGGCCGCGTCGATGCGCCACCACGGCGCGCAGGTCGACGTGAACGCGCCCGAGCACGTCGACGAGGTCGACGCGTACGACGTCGTGGTGCTCGGCAGTGCCGTCTACCGCAGTCGCTGGCTGCGCAGCGCGCGGGAGTTCTCCGACCGGCACGCGGCCGAACTGCGCGAACGCGACGTCTACCTGTTCTCGTCGGGTCCCGTCGCCTCGGGCGGGAGGTCGGTGAACACGTGCTACGACGCGTGCGCCGTCGCCGAACGCGTCGAGGCCGTCGAACATCGCACCTTCCCGGGGAAGTTGGATCCGGCGGTGCTCGGCACCGGCGAACGGATGGTTGTCAGGATGGTCGGTGCCCCTTCCGGTGACTTCCGGGACTGGGACGCGATCGGTGCCTGGGGTGCGCGCATCGTGGCGCGCACGACCGCCCGGGAACACGATCTCGACGGCGTCGGTTCGGCTCCTGCGCGACGTGGGGCGCGCCGCTAG
- a CDS encoding bifunctional aminoglycoside phosphotransferase/ATP-binding protein — protein sequence MGSADGREGAVTTGAGPEGVGYAGVRETHSSVVFFVGNRVHKLKKPLDLGFLDNRTREARERICHREVELNRRLAPDVYLGVADVHGPDGQLCEHLVEMVRLPDDRRLAAAVRRGEDVSAVIDEVARQVAALHASSPHGPEIDRCASADFVAELWDLSLDHLGRLEVGADRAGALTRIRESVHRYLAGRTVLFDERIAAGRAVDGHGDLLADDIFCLDDGPRIIDCLEFDDELRYGDAVLDLAFLAMDLERLGAESAARRLLEQYGEVSGDHPPSSLVHHYIAYRALVRAKVTALRYEQGDAAARETATGFVELLEGHLDRGRVRMVLVGGVSATGKTTLSRTVGAYLGADVLRSDVVRKELAGLQPTDRTGDGTDAGLYAPAHSEATYGELLRRAETALARGRSVVLDATWLSSGQRDAARKVADGAAVDVIEIECRADKGILLQRMASRADRGDDASDATPAVLEQQLRRRDPWPEAVAIDTGVETVDAARLESMLGPAPW from the coding sequence GTGGGATCCGCCGACGGCAGGGAGGGCGCAGTGACCACAGGTGCCGGACCGGAGGGTGTCGGCTACGCGGGGGTGAGGGAGACGCATTCGTCGGTGGTCTTCTTCGTCGGCAACCGCGTGCACAAGCTGAAGAAGCCGCTCGACCTGGGTTTCCTCGACAACCGCACGCGTGAGGCCCGCGAACGGATCTGCCACCGGGAGGTGGAGCTCAACCGGCGTCTCGCACCGGACGTCTACCTGGGTGTCGCGGACGTCCACGGCCCGGACGGACAGCTGTGCGAGCACCTCGTCGAGATGGTGAGGCTGCCCGACGACCGGCGCCTGGCCGCGGCGGTCCGTCGAGGTGAGGACGTGTCGGCGGTGATCGACGAGGTGGCACGGCAGGTCGCCGCACTGCACGCCTCCTCGCCGCACGGTCCCGAGATCGACCGGTGTGCCTCCGCGGATTTCGTCGCCGAGTTGTGGGATCTCAGTCTCGACCATCTCGGCCGGCTGGAGGTGGGGGCGGATCGTGCCGGGGCGTTGACGCGGATCCGGGAGTCCGTGCACCGTTACCTCGCCGGTCGGACGGTGCTGTTCGACGAACGCATCGCGGCGGGCCGGGCCGTGGACGGACACGGCGACCTGCTCGCCGACGACATCTTCTGTCTCGACGACGGTCCGCGCATCATCGACTGCCTCGAGTTCGACGACGAGTTGCGCTACGGCGACGCAGTACTCGATCTTGCCTTCCTCGCAATGGATCTCGAACGTCTCGGTGCCGAGTCCGCGGCACGGCGGTTGCTCGAACAGTACGGCGAGGTCTCGGGCGATCACCCGCCCTCCTCGCTCGTGCACCACTACATCGCCTATCGAGCGTTGGTGCGCGCGAAGGTGACCGCTCTGCGCTACGAGCAGGGTGATGCAGCGGCGCGGGAGACGGCGACCGGTTTCGTCGAGCTGCTCGAGGGACATCTCGACCGGGGACGTGTGCGCATGGTGCTCGTCGGTGGTGTCTCCGCGACCGGCAAGACGACACTGTCGCGCACGGTCGGTGCGTATCTCGGAGCGGATGTACTGCGCAGCGACGTCGTCCGCAAGGAGTTGGCGGGTCTGCAACCCACCGACCGCACCGGCGACGGTACGGATGCCGGTCTGTACGCACCGGCGCATTCGGAGGCGACCTACGGGGAACTGCTGCGCCGCGCCGAGACCGCTCTTGCCCGCGGGCGATCCGTCGTGCTGGACGCGACCTGGTTGTCGTCCGGGCAGCGCGACGCGGCCCGTAAGGTCGCGGACGGCGCCGCAGTGGACGTGATCGAGATCGAGTGCCGTGCGGACAAGGGAATCCTGTTGCAGCGGATGGCATCCCGCGCCGATCGCGGCGACGATGCCTCCGATGCGACCCCTGCTGTGCTCGAACAGCAACTCCGTCGGCGGGATCCGTGGCCGGAGGCGGTGGCGATCGATACGGGTGTCGAGACCGTCGACGCGGCGCGGCTGGAGAGCATGCTCGGTCCGGCGCCCTGGTGA
- a CDS encoding oxidoreductase: protein MAPDATTSLVGRTVVVTGATSGVGEATARALGAAGATVVLTGRNVDRGKRIADEIGPRAEMMSLDLADLSAIRAFADAFADRRIDILVNNAGVMAVPLRRTADGFEMQMGTNHLGHFALTGLLLPRITGRVVTVSSAAHLIGRIDLDDLNWERRPYNRAAAYAQSKLANLLFALELERRLAAVRSPLRAVAAHPGYAATEVGSHTGTWFDRLFGFGKTILQRTPDQGAESVVLAASDPGIAGGYIGPRFLLYGAPGVAGVGRRARDRETATRLWELSEKLTGVHVEIG from the coding sequence TTGGCGCCTGACGCCACCACATCGCTGGTCGGCCGCACCGTCGTCGTGACGGGGGCCACCAGCGGGGTGGGTGAAGCGACGGCCCGGGCCCTCGGGGCTGCCGGTGCCACCGTCGTCCTCACCGGTCGCAACGTCGACCGGGGCAAGCGCATCGCCGACGAGATCGGCCCCCGGGCCGAGATGATGTCGCTCGATCTCGCCGACCTCTCGGCGATCCGTGCCTTCGCGGACGCCTTCGCCGATCGGCGGATCGACATCCTGGTCAACAACGCCGGGGTCATGGCGGTGCCGCTGCGTCGCACCGCCGACGGGTTCGAGATGCAGATGGGAACGAACCATCTCGGACACTTCGCCCTGACCGGACTGCTGTTGCCGCGCATCACCGGTCGCGTCGTCACGGTGTCGAGTGCCGCCCATCTGATCGGCCGGATCGATCTCGACGACCTCAACTGGGAACGCCGCCCGTACAACCGCGCCGCGGCGTACGCACAGTCGAAGCTCGCGAACCTGCTGTTCGCGCTCGAGCTCGAACGACGACTCGCCGCGGTCCGCTCACCGCTGCGCGCCGTCGCGGCCCATCCGGGCTACGCGGCGACCGAGGTGGGCAGTCACACGGGGACGTGGTTCGACCGGTTGTTCGGTTTCGGCAAGACGATCCTGCAGCGCACCCCGGACCAGGGAGCCGAATCGGTCGTGCTCGCCGCTTCCGATCCGGGCATCGCGGGCGGCTACATCGGTCCGCGTTTCCTGCTCTACGGAGCGCCCGGTGTCGCCGGCGTGGGGCGTCGCGCCCGCGACCGCGAGACCGCGACGCGGCTGTGGGAGTTGTCGGAGAAACTCACCGGAGTCCATGTCGAGATCGGCTGA
- a CDS encoding pseudouridine synthase: protein MPEAPLPVRDGLNPTRLRLPENPSWETIAEFLLARFPSDATRIAEKIECGEVVVQDGTAITHSTPYVPREFVYLYRDPPAEQRVPFEIDVLHRDENLLVVDKPHFLATTPRGSWVTETAVVRLRKELDLPELSPVHRLDRLTAGVLVFTVRREARRAYQMLFDRRLVEKEYEAIAPAAPHLDFPREVRSRIVKERGVLQAREVDGPVNAVTRIDVTGTAGGRARYRLRPETGRTHQLRVHMNSLGIPILGDNLYPEVYEVGPQDYSNPLQLLARSLSFHDPITGRPTRFVSRRNLAAWSNSTPGPR, encoded by the coding sequence GTGCCCGAAGCTCCCCTCCCCGTTCGCGACGGCCTGAACCCCACCCGCCTGCGACTGCCGGAAAACCCCAGTTGGGAGACCATAGCGGAGTTCCTGCTCGCGCGCTTCCCGAGCGATGCGACGCGCATCGCGGAGAAGATCGAATGCGGCGAAGTGGTCGTACAGGACGGCACAGCGATCACACATTCGACCCCGTACGTCCCGCGCGAATTCGTGTATCTCTACCGTGATCCGCCCGCCGAACAGCGCGTCCCCTTCGAGATCGACGTCCTCCACCGCGACGAGAACCTGCTCGTAGTGGACAAACCGCACTTCCTGGCGACCACCCCGCGCGGCTCGTGGGTGACGGAGACCGCCGTCGTCCGGTTGCGCAAGGAACTGGATCTGCCCGAGCTGTCCCCCGTCCATCGTCTCGATCGGCTCACGGCGGGCGTTCTGGTGTTCACCGTCCGGCGCGAGGCACGACGCGCGTACCAGATGTTGTTCGACCGGCGTCTCGTCGAGAAGGAGTACGAGGCGATCGCCCCGGCGGCGCCGCATCTCGACTTCCCTCGCGAGGTCCGCAGCCGCATCGTCAAGGAACGCGGAGTGCTGCAGGCACGCGAGGTCGACGGTCCCGTCAACGCCGTCACCCGGATCGACGTCACAGGCACGGCCGGCGGCCGTGCGCGTTACCGATTGCGTCCCGAGACCGGCCGGACGCACCAACTCCGGGTACACATGAACTCCCTGGGAATCCCCATCCTCGGCGACAACCTCTATCCGGAGGTGTACGAGGTTGGGCCGCAGGACTATTCGAATCCGCTGCAGCTTCTGGCCAGGTCCCTGTCGTTCCACGATCCGATCACAGGTCGGCCGACCCGCTTCGTAAGCCGACGAAACCTGGCAGCATGGAGTAACAGCACACCAGGACCCCGCTGA
- a CDS encoding alpha/beta hydrolase has translation MTISAKTGTRRRGGRALVRLLVAALVLPLALAFSGLGAGTAAADPYERFHEDMVAAPGGVGAIKVRIWRANNGSNKAVYLLDGLRATDDVSGWEHETNAAWLADHGVNVIMPVGGQSSFYADWYAPSNFNGQPYTYKWESFLTQNLPDHLANAYGIDRNNNAVVGLSMGGNAALILAAYHRDQFKFAGSLSGYLNLSAPGMREAIRLAMLDAGGYNADAMWGPPWNPAWLRHDPFVAAPQLRGLPMWISAASGLPGQYDRPSSLVGSFNTTNAMGLEALARTQNRAFQVRLLTLGIDTAHFSFPIVGTHSWGYWQDELWAMLPMLKSSIGA, from the coding sequence GTGACGATTTCGGCGAAGACCGGAACCCGTCGGCGGGGGGGACGCGCTCTCGTACGGCTGCTGGTGGCGGCACTGGTGCTTCCGCTGGCACTCGCGTTCAGCGGGCTCGGTGCCGGCACGGCTGCGGCCGACCCGTACGAACGCTTCCACGAGGACATGGTCGCCGCACCGGGTGGGGTCGGGGCGATCAAGGTGCGCATCTGGCGAGCGAACAACGGCAGCAACAAGGCCGTCTATCTGCTCGACGGTCTGCGCGCCACCGACGACGTGAGCGGCTGGGAACACGAGACCAACGCGGCGTGGCTCGCCGATCACGGCGTCAACGTGATCATGCCGGTGGGTGGACAGTCGAGCTTCTACGCCGACTGGTACGCGCCGAGCAATTTCAACGGCCAGCCCTACACCTACAAGTGGGAGTCCTTCCTCACCCAGAACCTCCCCGACCATCTCGCGAACGCCTACGGCATCGACCGCAACAACAACGCGGTGGTCGGCCTGTCGATGGGCGGTAACGCGGCGCTGATCCTGGCCGCCTACCACCGCGACCAGTTCAAGTTCGCCGGCTCGCTCTCGGGTTACCTCAACCTCTCGGCTCCGGGTATGCGCGAAGCCATCCGTCTCGCCATGCTCGACGCCGGCGGATACAACGCCGACGCGATGTGGGGACCGCCCTGGAACCCGGCGTGGCTGCGTCACGACCCGTTCGTCGCGGCGCCGCAGCTGCGCGGCCTGCCGATGTGGATCTCCGCGGCGAGCGGCCTGCCCGGCCAGTACGACCGGCCGAGCTCGCTGGTGGGCAGCTTCAACACGACCAACGCCATGGGTCTCGAAGCGCTCGCCCGCACGCAGAACCGTGCCTTCCAGGTGCGCCTGCTGACCTTGGGGATCGACACCGCACACTTCTCGTTCCCGATCGTCGGTACCCACTCGTGGGGCTACTGGCAGGACGAGCTGTGGGCGATGCTCCCGATGCTCAAGTCCTCGATTGGCGCCTGA
- a CDS encoding universal stress protein, with product MSTPSTRKAVVAGVDGSETAVAAARWAGAVASRIGAPLHLVHSMPPEGIFYSEAAVLVQSQMIQQLEEDGKKLLADAAERVRADHPDLEISRFIGPGPAAKSLLEAAEDARLVVMGATGAGALENFLLGSTVLRVANHSPCPVVVWRGNTDSPLPDSRPIVVGVDGSELSAAAVTHAFDLASALGVPLRAVHSWLGDAALGVGATAALVDWDAVETSETAVLAETLAGWSDRHPEVTVERVIDRGPASKVLLAHLDDAQLVAVGSHGRGQFRAALLGSTSQNLLHKAPCPVLIARKV from the coding sequence ATGAGCACACCGAGCACCCGCAAGGCAGTCGTCGCAGGCGTCGACGGCTCCGAAACGGCTGTAGCGGCAGCGCGGTGGGCCGGAGCCGTCGCGTCGCGTATCGGAGCACCCCTCCACCTCGTGCACTCGATGCCCCCGGAAGGCATCTTCTACAGCGAGGCCGCGGTGCTGGTGCAGTCGCAGATGATCCAGCAGCTCGAGGAGGACGGCAAGAAGCTCCTCGCCGACGCCGCCGAACGAGTCCGCGCAGATCACCCCGATCTCGAGATCAGCAGGTTCATCGGTCCCGGACCCGCAGCCAAGTCGCTGCTCGAGGCCGCCGAGGACGCACGCCTGGTCGTCATGGGCGCCACCGGCGCGGGTGCGCTGGAGAACTTCCTGCTCGGCTCCACCGTTCTGCGCGTCGCGAACCATTCCCCCTGCCCGGTGGTCGTGTGGCGCGGCAACACCGATTCTCCGCTGCCCGATTCCCGGCCGATCGTCGTCGGTGTGGACGGCAGCGAATTGTCCGCTGCCGCAGTCACACACGCGTTCGATCTCGCGTCGGCCCTCGGGGTTCCGCTCCGGGCAGTGCACTCCTGGCTCGGTGACGCCGCGCTCGGTGTCGGCGCCACGGCCGCACTGGTCGACTGGGATGCCGTGGAGACCTCGGAGACCGCGGTTCTCGCCGAGACGCTGGCCGGCTGGAGCGATCGCCATCCCGAGGTCACCGTCGAGCGTGTGATCGACCGGGGCCCGGCCTCGAAGGTCCTGCTCGCGCACCTCGACGACGCCCAGCTCGTCGCGGTCGGAAGCCACGGGCGTGGCCAGTTCCGCGCCGCCCTGCTCGGATCCACGAGCCAGAACCTGCTGCACAAGGCTCCGTGCCCGGTACTCATCGCCCGCAAGGTCTAG